One region of Paraburkholderia phymatum STM815 genomic DNA includes:
- a CDS encoding LacI family DNA-binding transcriptional regulator, with amino-acid sequence MSTIQDVARQAGVSVSTVSNVLNGRTGQMRQETLVRVQAAMSALQYRPSTLARQLKTGQTPLIGLLVPSIANPMYGYIAREVETYAQERYGYRVMIGNTYRDPAKEASFFEDLLSQGVRRVIVISSLANERHLETAVEHGMVVVSYDRRATEGETTRVEHVTPDNFEAARIATRHLIAHGHTQLAFATLTGVTMSRRDKINGFLSAAQDAGLSEDARVLDSGPVNEYGDSMIVENGRALARLLAADDARPTGIVAVNDLMALGLMAGLRECGLRVPEDVSIVGMDGHFLAAISNPALTTVQLPVPAMAAAMVERAMRPHAEPVPASEQALFTDIKLVARESVARPGKTAAKAKQSGKAG; translated from the coding sequence ATGAGCACCATTCAGGATGTCGCCCGCCAGGCCGGTGTTTCCGTGAGCACGGTATCCAACGTGCTCAACGGCCGCACCGGTCAGATGCGCCAGGAAACGCTCGTGCGCGTGCAGGCAGCGATGAGCGCGCTGCAATATCGGCCGAGCACGCTCGCGCGTCAGCTCAAGACGGGACAGACGCCGCTCATCGGGCTGCTGGTGCCGTCCATCGCCAATCCGATGTATGGCTATATCGCGCGGGAGGTCGAAACGTACGCGCAGGAGCGCTACGGCTATCGCGTGATGATCGGCAATACGTATCGCGATCCGGCGAAGGAAGCGTCGTTCTTCGAGGACCTGCTGTCCCAGGGCGTGCGGCGAGTGATCGTGATCTCGTCGCTTGCGAACGAGCGCCATCTGGAAACCGCTGTCGAACACGGCATGGTCGTCGTCAGCTACGACCGCCGCGCAACCGAAGGTGAGACCACGCGCGTTGAACACGTCACGCCGGACAACTTCGAAGCAGCGCGCATCGCGACGCGCCATCTGATCGCGCACGGCCACACGCAACTCGCCTTCGCCACGTTGACGGGCGTGACAATGAGTCGCCGCGACAAGATCAATGGCTTTCTCTCGGCAGCGCAGGATGCGGGGCTGTCGGAGGACGCGCGTGTGCTCGACAGCGGCCCGGTGAACGAATACGGCGATTCGATGATCGTGGAGAACGGCCGCGCGCTCGCGCGTCTGCTCGCGGCAGACGACGCGCGCCCGACCGGCATCGTCGCCGTCAACGACCTGATGGCGCTCGGCCTCATGGCAGGCCTGCGCGAGTGTGGCTTGCGCGTGCCAGAGGACGTGTCGATCGTCGGCATGGACGGGCATTTCCTCGCGGCGATCTCCAACCCCGCGCTCACGACCGTGCAACTTCCCGTGCCGGCGATGGCCGCCGCGATGGTCGAGCGCGCGATGCGTCCGCACGCCGAACCCGTGCCCGCATCGGAGCAGGCGCTCTTCACGGATATCAAGCTCGTGGCGCGCGAGTCGGTCGCGCGCCCGGGCAAAACTGCGGCGAAAGCGAAGCAATCCGGAAAGGCAGGATAA
- a CDS encoding TRAP transporter large permease yields MTTFSATPASEAQLVAPGFGHETVLARGLVRLMHGIEYLCAAVLAADVLVVFLSVIYRYFLHDPFDWAEEVAGALMVVLVFFGAATVLARSQHVGVDLFRGMLPRRWQPALVHLGHWVIAGVAGNLCVSSCLLLVDSYGQMTPSGLPAWIKVYPLVIGSVFMAVFALANALNGARRTVLGTLIGCVLLAAAVFGWNAFVPGHAIKPGILLMAGFIGGLVLGVPVGFVLAFSALLYFLAEPSLPMLVYSQQVMAGTDHFVLLAIPFFVLAGLLMETNGMSSRLIELLLRIFGRVRGGLGLITIMATAFFSGVSGSKLADIAAVGGVVMPAVRQSKEDPNEAAALLACSAVMAETIPPCVNMIIMGFVANISIAGLFLAGVVPAAVLAAALAIVAVIFGRRINLADALTNPRAWMPLLGGALVALVMISMIGKGVTSGIATSTEVSAFAVVYALIVGWLAFRELTPQSVTRVFVRSASMASSILFIVAAASSVSFALTVEQIPALVSDSMIAFAHQYGPTMFLLLSVLIMIVFGAVLEGAPALIIFGPLLTPIATQLGINPLHFGTVIVVAMGMGLFAPPVGLGLFATCAITGTEMKAVARPMLKYLLVLCIALVVLILVPSFSLWLPTRLGL; encoded by the coding sequence ATGACCACTTTCTCCGCGACGCCCGCATCAGAGGCGCAACTCGTCGCCCCGGGCTTCGGCCATGAGACCGTGCTCGCGCGCGGCCTCGTGCGCCTCATGCACGGGATCGAATACCTGTGTGCAGCCGTGCTCGCGGCCGATGTGCTCGTGGTGTTCCTCTCCGTGATCTACCGCTATTTCCTGCACGATCCATTCGACTGGGCCGAGGAAGTCGCCGGAGCGCTGATGGTCGTACTGGTGTTCTTCGGCGCCGCCACGGTGCTTGCGCGCAGCCAGCACGTCGGCGTCGACCTGTTTCGCGGCATGCTGCCCAGGCGCTGGCAGCCCGCGCTCGTTCATCTGGGACACTGGGTCATCGCGGGCGTCGCGGGGAATCTGTGCGTGTCGTCGTGCCTGCTGCTAGTCGATTCCTACGGCCAGATGACACCGAGCGGCCTCCCCGCGTGGATCAAAGTGTATCCGCTCGTCATCGGCAGCGTGTTCATGGCAGTGTTCGCGCTCGCCAACGCGCTCAACGGCGCGCGCAGGACTGTGCTCGGCACATTGATCGGCTGCGTGTTGCTCGCGGCGGCCGTGTTCGGGTGGAACGCGTTCGTGCCCGGTCACGCGATCAAGCCCGGCATCCTGCTGATGGCCGGATTCATCGGCGGACTCGTGCTCGGCGTGCCGGTCGGCTTCGTGCTCGCGTTCTCGGCGCTGCTGTACTTCCTCGCGGAACCGTCCCTGCCGATGCTCGTCTACTCGCAGCAAGTGATGGCGGGCACCGACCACTTCGTGCTGCTCGCGATTCCGTTCTTCGTGCTCGCCGGACTACTGATGGAAACCAACGGCATGTCGTCCCGCCTGATCGAACTGCTGCTGAGGATTTTCGGGCGCGTGCGCGGCGGCCTCGGCCTCATCACGATCATGGCGACGGCGTTCTTCTCGGGCGTGTCCGGTTCAAAGCTTGCCGATATCGCGGCGGTCGGCGGTGTCGTGATGCCGGCTGTGCGCCAGAGCAAGGAAGATCCGAACGAAGCCGCAGCGCTGCTCGCCTGCAGCGCGGTGATGGCGGAAACCATTCCTCCGTGCGTGAACATGATCATCATGGGCTTCGTCGCGAACATTTCGATCGCGGGGCTGTTCCTCGCGGGCGTCGTGCCCGCGGCCGTGCTTGCCGCGGCGCTGGCGATCGTCGCGGTGATTTTCGGGCGCCGCATAAATCTCGCCGATGCGCTCACCAATCCGCGCGCATGGATGCCGCTGCTCGGCGGCGCGCTGGTCGCGCTCGTCATGATCAGCATGATCGGCAAGGGCGTGACGTCGGGCATCGCGACGTCGACGGAAGTGTCCGCGTTCGCCGTCGTCTATGCGCTTATCGTCGGCTGGCTGGCGTTTCGCGAACTGACGCCGCAATCGGTCACACGCGTGTTCGTGCGCTCGGCATCGATGGCGAGCAGCATTCTGTTCATCGTCGCGGCGGCCTCCAGCGTATCGTTCGCGCTGACCGTCGAGCAGATTCCCGCGCTCGTTTCCGATTCGATGATCGCCTTCGCGCATCAATATGGACCGACGATGTTCCTGCTGCTGTCCGTGCTGATCATGATCGTGTTCGGCGCGGTGCTGGAAGGCGCGCCCGCGCTCATCATCTTTGGGCCCCTCCTCACCCCGATCGCCACGCAACTCGGCATCAACCCGCTGCATTTCGGCACGGTGATTGTCGTCGCGATGGGCATGGGTTTGTTCGCGCCGCCGGTCGGGCTGGGCCTGTTCGCGACCTGCGCCATCACCGGCACGGAAATGAAGGCAGTAGCGCGACCTATGCTCAAATACCTGCTGGTGCTGTGCATCGCACTGGTGGTGCTGATTCTGGTGCCGTCTTTTTCGTTGTGGTTGCCGACCCGGCTCGGCCTGTAG
- a CDS encoding hydroxyacid dehydrogenase produces MNKVFVSHPRHMLDHYFGARAAAALAKFADVTYNTEDRELTPAELADAACDADVIIAYRQTPGSRALFEALPKLAAFVRCAVDIRTIDVDAASELGVLITQASAGFVPSVSEWVIGAMLDLARGTTAYAKAYHRREAPAPKMGRELRGSTFGVIGYGQISRYLCDLALAFGMRVIVSDPYATIDDARVHQVGLDDLLAESDFVVCLAPATPQTANLMNARAFAAMKPGAYFINAARGELVDDAALLAALERGHLAGCALDVGRAADQMPSPSLAAHSRVIATPHIGGLTPGAIEHQSMETIAQTEALLQGRIPVGAVNAAHAFRLSGFAMPTVAR; encoded by the coding sequence ATGAACAAGGTATTCGTGAGTCATCCCCGGCACATGCTGGATCATTACTTCGGCGCACGCGCGGCGGCGGCGCTCGCGAAGTTCGCCGACGTCACGTATAACACCGAAGATCGCGAGCTGACGCCCGCCGAACTCGCCGACGCCGCGTGCGATGCCGATGTCATCATCGCTTACCGGCAGACGCCCGGGTCGCGCGCGTTGTTCGAAGCGCTGCCGAAGCTGGCCGCCTTCGTGCGTTGCGCGGTGGATATCCGCACGATCGATGTCGATGCCGCGAGCGAACTGGGCGTGCTCATCACGCAGGCGAGCGCGGGCTTCGTGCCGTCCGTGTCGGAGTGGGTGATCGGCGCGATGCTCGATCTCGCGCGCGGAACGACCGCATATGCGAAGGCGTATCACCGCCGCGAAGCACCCGCTCCGAAGATGGGCCGCGAGTTGCGCGGCAGCACGTTCGGCGTAATCGGTTATGGGCAGATATCGCGCTATCTGTGCGATCTCGCTTTGGCATTCGGCATGCGCGTCATCGTGTCCGATCCTTATGCCACGATCGACGATGCGCGCGTGCATCAGGTCGGCCTGGATGATCTGCTCGCCGAGTCCGACTTCGTCGTATGCCTCGCGCCCGCCACGCCGCAGACCGCGAACCTGATGAACGCGCGCGCCTTCGCAGCCATGAAGCCTGGCGCGTACTTCATCAACGCGGCGCGCGGCGAACTCGTCGACGACGCCGCTCTGCTCGCCGCGCTGGAGCGTGGTCATCTGGCAGGATGCGCGCTCGATGTGGGCCGCGCGGCAGATCAGATGCCCTCACCTTCTTTGGCGGCCCATTCGCGCGTCATCGCAACGCCGCACATCGGCGGGCTGACGCCGGGCGCCATCGAGCATCAATCGATGGAAACAATCGCGCAAACCGAAGCGCTGCTTCAGGGCCGGATACCCGTCGGCGCCGTGAATGCGGCGCACGCATTCCGCCTCTCGGGCTTTGCCATGCCGACGGTCGCGCGATGA
- a CDS encoding TRAP transporter substrate-binding protein, translating to MHSTSRRRFLQTASVASLAAAGAGFPAIVRAQPAATLRLSSSMPANENAAHYVWYQKLAANLKASVGDQIRIDYFPNSQLGKESDVVQQVKVGAVDMMVTGSSIWATVLPELGMLDLGYVFDNFDHVGRAMDGTVGKSFDTMLQQRAGCSVVTWGYSFGARNVFTKKPTQSLADIKGVKLRVLPTPAFMETFRLMGAVPTPIPIGELYMAAQTGVVDGFEHDCATVLASKYDEVVKSCWQTQHVFSPLVVVMGRRALAKIPENLRPAFQKAAQDATASQRVAAIQTAASAEQELKKRGMTFYPMSKADRDTARGEMQSQLYANFSKQYPATAPLFTAIAAVRG from the coding sequence ATGCATTCCACTTCCCGGCGACGGTTCCTTCAAACGGCCTCTGTGGCCTCCCTCGCGGCGGCGGGCGCGGGCTTTCCCGCGATCGTGCGCGCCCAGCCGGCGGCCACGTTGCGGCTGTCATCATCGATGCCCGCGAACGAAAACGCCGCGCATTACGTGTGGTATCAGAAGCTCGCTGCGAATCTGAAGGCGAGCGTCGGCGACCAGATTCGGATTGACTATTTCCCGAACAGTCAGCTCGGCAAGGAGAGCGACGTCGTGCAGCAGGTGAAGGTCGGTGCGGTCGACATGATGGTCACCGGCTCGTCGATCTGGGCGACCGTGCTGCCGGAGCTCGGCATGCTCGATCTGGGCTATGTGTTCGACAACTTCGACCATGTCGGGCGCGCCATGGACGGCACAGTCGGCAAATCCTTTGACACCATGCTGCAACAGCGTGCGGGCTGCTCGGTCGTCACGTGGGGCTATTCCTTCGGCGCGCGCAACGTGTTCACGAAGAAGCCGACGCAGTCGCTCGCCGATATCAAGGGCGTAAAGCTGCGCGTGCTGCCCACGCCCGCCTTCATGGAAACCTTCAGGCTGATGGGCGCCGTACCGACGCCCATTCCCATCGGCGAGTTGTACATGGCCGCGCAGACAGGTGTCGTCGATGGCTTCGAGCACGACTGCGCGACCGTGCTCGCGAGCAAGTACGACGAAGTCGTGAAGTCGTGCTGGCAAACTCAGCACGTCTTCAGCCCGCTCGTCGTCGTCATGGGCCGCCGCGCCCTGGCGAAGATTCCAGAGAATCTACGTCCCGCATTTCAGAAAGCGGCGCAAGACGCGACCGCGAGTCAGCGCGTCGCAGCCATCCAGACGGCTGCCAGCGCCGAGCAGGAGCTGAAGAAGCGCGGCATGACGTTTTATCCGATGTCGAAAGCCGACCGCGACACCGCGCGCGGCGAGATGCAGTCGCAGTTGTACGCGAACTTCTCGAAGCAGTATCCCGCGACCGCGCCGCTCTTCACCGCCATCGCCGCAGTGCGCGGCTAA